The proteins below come from a single Burkholderia sp. PAMC 26561 genomic window:
- the xylF gene encoding D-xylose ABC transporter substrate-binding protein: MKSAMRKSAMRRSILATFACGAMFASVSLIPSLAHASKDKPEIGFCIDDLRVERWSRDRDYFVAAATKLGAKVSVQSADASEARQISQIENLISRGVDVIVIVPFNSKTLGNVVAEAHKAGIKIVSYDRLILDADVDAYISFDNEKVGEMQAQGVFNAQPKGNYFLLGGAPTDNNAKMLREGQMKILKPAIDRGDIKVVGQQWVPEWSAATALRITEDALTANNNKIDAIVASNDGTAGGAIQALAAQKLAGKVPISGQDADLAAVKRLVDGTQTMTVYKPLKLIAGDAAKLAVDLAKGQPPAFNAKYDNGKKQVDTVLLQPTLLTKANVDTVIKDGFYTQSQLAGN; this comes from the coding sequence ATGAAGTCTGCAATGCGGAAGTCTGCAATGCGCCGTTCAATTCTGGCCACGTTCGCGTGCGGTGCGATGTTCGCCAGCGTATCCCTGATTCCATCGCTTGCGCATGCCAGTAAGGACAAACCCGAGATCGGCTTTTGTATCGATGACTTGCGGGTCGAGCGTTGGTCACGCGACCGCGACTATTTCGTTGCAGCAGCGACCAAGCTGGGCGCGAAGGTCTCGGTGCAATCCGCCGATGCCAGCGAGGCGCGCCAGATCTCGCAGATCGAAAATCTGATCTCGCGCGGAGTCGATGTCATCGTGATCGTGCCTTTCAATTCGAAGACGCTCGGCAATGTAGTTGCCGAAGCGCACAAGGCGGGTATCAAGATCGTGTCTTATGACCGCTTGATTCTCGATGCAGATGTCGATGCCTACATTTCCTTCGACAACGAAAAAGTCGGCGAAATGCAGGCGCAAGGGGTCTTCAACGCGCAGCCCAAGGGCAATTACTTTTTGCTGGGTGGCGCACCGACCGACAACAACGCGAAGATGTTGCGTGAAGGTCAGATGAAGATTCTGAAGCCGGCCATCGATCGCGGTGACATCAAGGTCGTCGGTCAGCAATGGGTGCCGGAATGGAGCGCCGCGACCGCGCTGCGCATCACCGAAGACGCGCTGACGGCGAACAACAACAAGATCGACGCTATCGTGGCATCGAACGACGGCACAGCCGGCGGCGCCATTCAGGCGCTTGCCGCGCAGAAACTGGCGGGCAAGGTGCCCATTTCGGGCCAGGACGCAGACCTGGCCGCAGTCAAGCGCCTCGTTGACGGCACGCAGACCATGACGGTGTACAAGCCGCTCAAGCTGATTGCGGGCGACGCAGCCAAGCTCGCTGTCGATCTGGCGAAAGGACAGCCGCCTGCCTTCAACGCCAAGTACGACAACGGCAAGAAGCAGGTCGATACCGTGTTGCTGCAGCCGACGCTCCTGACGAAGGCCAATGTCGATACCGTCATCAAGGACGGTTTCTATACCCAGTCGCAACTGGCTGGCAATTGA
- the xylG gene encoding D-xylose ABC transporter ATP-binding protein → MANALLEMHGIVKTFGGVKALDGIDLVVAPGECVGLCGENGAGKSTLMKVLSGVYPHGTWDGEILWEGEPLRAMNIRDTENAGIVIIHQELMLVPQLSVAENIFLGNEITLSGGRMNYAAMYQRADELLRGLNISGINVAQPVMNYGGGHQQLIEIAKALNKRAKLLILDEPSSSLTASEISILLDIVRDLKKRGVACVYISHKLDEVEAVCDTVTVIRDGKHVATQPMKGLGTDAIIAMMVGREIKNLFPREPHEIGEVIFEARNVTCLDVTNAQRKRVDNVSFSLRKGEILGVAGLVGAGRTELMQAIFGAYPGVSEADVYLNGKKLKIRTPADAINAGIGMVPEDRKRHGIVPQLGVGHNITLAVLTRFAKGGRIDSAAELDTIHTEMKRLSVRAATPMLSIANLSGGNQQKAVLTKMLLTNPAILILDEPTRGVDVGAKFEIYKLMFALARRGVSIIVVSSELNEVLGVSDRVLVIGEGELRGDFINEGLTQEHILAAAIGAPSQATPIQASVA, encoded by the coding sequence ATGGCAAATGCGCTGCTGGAAATGCACGGCATCGTCAAGACGTTTGGCGGGGTGAAGGCGCTCGACGGTATCGACCTGGTGGTGGCGCCCGGTGAATGCGTCGGCTTGTGCGGCGAAAATGGCGCGGGCAAGTCGACGCTGATGAAGGTCCTCTCAGGCGTCTATCCGCATGGAACATGGGATGGCGAGATCCTTTGGGAAGGTGAGCCTTTACGTGCGATGAACATCCGCGATACCGAGAACGCCGGCATTGTCATCATCCACCAGGAACTGATGCTCGTGCCGCAATTGTCCGTCGCGGAAAACATCTTCCTCGGCAATGAAATCACGCTGAGCGGCGGCCGGATGAACTATGCCGCGATGTATCAGCGCGCGGACGAATTGCTGCGCGGCCTCAACATCAGCGGCATCAACGTCGCGCAGCCTGTGATGAACTACGGCGGTGGTCATCAGCAACTGATCGAGATTGCGAAGGCCTTGAACAAACGCGCGAAGCTGCTGATTCTGGATGAACCATCGTCGTCATTGACGGCAAGCGAGATCAGTATCCTGCTCGATATAGTGCGCGATCTGAAGAAGCGAGGCGTCGCGTGCGTCTATATCTCGCACAAGCTCGATGAAGTCGAAGCCGTATGCGACACAGTCACTGTGATCCGCGATGGCAAGCACGTCGCCACGCAGCCCATGAAGGGTTTGGGCACGGACGCCATTATTGCGATGATGGTGGGCCGCGAAATCAAGAATCTGTTTCCACGGGAGCCGCATGAGATTGGCGAGGTGATTTTCGAGGCCAGGAACGTAACGTGTCTCGACGTCACCAATGCGCAGCGAAAGCGCGTGGACAATGTTTCTTTCTCGCTGCGCAAAGGCGAGATTCTCGGCGTGGCAGGGCTGGTGGGTGCGGGGCGGACCGAACTGATGCAGGCCATCTTCGGCGCGTATCCCGGGGTGAGCGAGGCGGATGTTTATCTGAATGGCAAGAAACTGAAGATCAGGACGCCCGCCGATGCCATCAATGCCGGTATCGGGATGGTGCCGGAAGACCGGAAGCGCCATGGCATCGTGCCGCAACTCGGGGTGGGTCATAACATCACGTTGGCTGTCCTCACACGCTTCGCAAAGGGCGGCCGTATCGATTCCGCTGCGGAACTCGACACCATTCACACCGAGATGAAGCGGTTGTCGGTTCGCGCCGCGACGCCCATGTTGTCAATTGCGAACTTGTCGGGCGGCAACCAGCAGAAGGCCGTGCTGACCAAGATGCTGCTGACGAACCCCGCCATCCTGATCCTCGATGAACCCACTCGCGGTGTGGATGTCGGCGCCAAGTTCGAGATCTACAAGCTGATGTTTGCGCTGGCACGGCGAGGGGTATCGATCATCGTCGTATCATCGGAGCTCAATGAAGTACTTGGTGTCAGCGACCGCGTGCTCGTGATAGGCGAAGGCGAACTGCGCGGCGATTTCATCAACGAAGGACTGACGCAAGAACATATCCTGGCTGCAGCCATTGGCGCGCCATCCCAGGCAACCCCTATCCAAGCGAGCGTCGCATGA
- a CDS encoding metallophosphoesterase family protein, producing MPDITKDTAEPETLGEHGAKRRTALSCMAWAGAGMLWTLSGGVPGSRLLGGTAQAAQVDRHAFSFVQVSDSHIGFSKDPNLDPASTLQEAVDTIRASNQKPAFMIHTGDISHLSKPGEFDTAAQIIGSAGLDVHYVPGEHDVLVDDGNAYFERFSKPADKKWYSFDQGGVHFIGLTNVLNMRGGGLGYLGDEQLAWLKQDLARRSISTPLVVFAHIPLWSLYPQWGWGTDDSAQALSMMKRFGSVTVLNGHVHQVAQKVEGDISFYSAMSTAFPQPVPGTAAGPGPMKVPADTLRTLLGVRSVNYVPGHMELAVVDTRLSV from the coding sequence ATGCCTGACATCACGAAAGATACAGCGGAGCCCGAAACACTCGGCGAACATGGCGCCAAAAGGCGCACCGCGCTGAGCTGCATGGCGTGGGCCGGCGCCGGCATGCTATGGACGCTCAGCGGTGGCGTCCCCGGCTCGAGGCTTTTGGGCGGCACGGCGCAAGCAGCCCAGGTCGACCGTCACGCGTTCAGCTTCGTGCAGGTCAGCGACAGTCACATAGGCTTCAGCAAGGACCCGAATCTCGATCCGGCGAGCACGCTTCAGGAAGCCGTCGACACGATCCGCGCGTCGAACCAGAAACCTGCATTCATGATCCATACCGGCGACATCAGCCATCTGTCAAAGCCGGGCGAGTTTGATACGGCCGCGCAAATCATCGGCAGCGCGGGACTCGATGTCCACTACGTGCCTGGCGAACACGACGTACTGGTCGACGACGGCAATGCGTATTTCGAACGCTTCTCGAAGCCCGCCGATAAAAAATGGTACAGCTTCGACCAGGGCGGGGTTCATTTTATCGGTTTGACGAATGTGCTGAACATGCGCGGCGGCGGCCTGGGTTATCTCGGCGATGAACAACTTGCATGGCTGAAACAAGACCTGGCGCGCCGTTCGATCAGCACGCCGCTTGTCGTGTTTGCGCACATCCCGCTGTGGTCGTTGTATCCGCAATGGGGATGGGGCACCGATGACAGTGCGCAAGCATTGAGCATGATGAAACGCTTCGGGTCTGTGACGGTTCTGAACGGCCACGTGCATCAGGTGGCGCAGAAGGTGGAGGGCGACATCAGCTTCTACTCGGCAATGTCAACAGCCTTTCCGCAACCTGTGCCGGGGACGGCGGCAGGCCCCGGTCCAATGAAAGTTCCTGCCGACACGCTGCGCACCTTGCTCGGCGTTCGGTCCGTGAATTACGTGCCAGGTCACATGGAACTTGCCGTCGTCGACACGAGGTTGAGCGTATGA
- a CDS encoding XylR family transcriptional regulator, translated as MTRPQTAQASHRIALLFNANKVYDREVITGIGNYLLSTRVAWDLFLEEDFRCRLNGIERFEGDGIIADFDDPAVAEALGDSQLPVVAVGSSYADCACYPANLPYIATDNAKLMSLAYTHLIGAGLQRFALYSLPESLENRWAQERELAFKALLAADGLEADIHRGLPTSAPVWSQASAQLTSWLESLPKPVGVIAVTDARARHLLQACLISGIPVPEQVAIIGIDNDPLTRSLTRIPLSSVIQGTEEMGRTAAHLLHQMLGGARFHGRRILVPPVGINVLESTRHQPVSSPYVMRARHYIRQYACQGIKTEQVADYVGVSRSSLEDYFRRELGHTVHQEILNHKLDVAKQLLARHDLSSAEVAIRCGFTSLQYMYAVFRRELDCTPREYQERLPVAPCGQPG; from the coding sequence ATGACACGACCCCAGACCGCTCAGGCTTCGCACAGGATCGCACTGCTGTTCAACGCGAACAAGGTGTATGACCGCGAGGTGATCACGGGCATTGGCAACTACCTGCTCTCTACGCGCGTTGCGTGGGACCTGTTCCTGGAGGAGGATTTCCGCTGCCGGCTTAACGGGATTGAACGCTTTGAAGGCGACGGCATCATCGCGGACTTCGACGATCCCGCCGTGGCCGAAGCGCTCGGCGATTCGCAGTTGCCCGTGGTTGCAGTGGGTTCATCGTATGCGGACTGCGCATGTTATCCGGCCAACCTGCCCTACATTGCCACCGATAACGCCAAGCTCATGTCATTGGCGTACACCCATCTGATAGGCGCGGGCCTGCAGCGTTTCGCGCTCTATAGCCTGCCAGAGTCGCTCGAGAACCGCTGGGCGCAGGAACGCGAATTGGCATTCAAGGCGCTGCTTGCGGCGGATGGACTTGAAGCCGATATTCATCGCGGATTGCCGACCAGCGCGCCGGTCTGGAGTCAGGCAAGTGCGCAACTGACATCGTGGCTGGAGAGTCTGCCGAAGCCCGTTGGTGTAATCGCCGTCACCGATGCCCGCGCGCGTCACTTGCTTCAGGCGTGCCTTATTTCGGGCATACCCGTGCCTGAACAGGTTGCGATCATCGGCATAGACAACGATCCGTTGACGCGCTCGCTTACACGCATACCGCTTTCTTCAGTCATTCAGGGTACCGAGGAAATGGGCCGAACCGCCGCGCATCTGCTTCATCAGATGCTGGGCGGTGCCCGATTCCATGGCAGACGGATTCTCGTGCCGCCTGTCGGCATCAACGTGCTTGAATCGACACGCCATCAACCGGTTTCGAGCCCCTATGTCATGCGTGCTCGCCACTACATCCGGCAGTACGCGTGCCAGGGCATCAAGACCGAACAGGTGGCCGATTATGTTGGCGTATCGCGCTCCTCGCTTGAGGATTATTTCCGGCGTGAACTCGGGCATACGGTGCATCAGGAGATCCTTAACCACAAGCTCGATGTCGCGAAGCAGCTTCTCGCGCGCCACGACCTTTCCAGCGCGGAAGTCGCCATCCGATGTGGCTTTACGTCGTTGCAATACATGTACGCCGTATTCCGGCGCGAGCTCGACTGCACGCCGCGCGAGTATCAGGAGCGGCTGCCCGTCGCGCCATGCGGCCAGCCCGGCTGA
- a CDS encoding RNA polymerase sigma factor, which yields MGKSPPNRFDQVMLPHLDAAYNLARWLSGSATEADDVVQEAFLRAFRFFDGYTGDNPRAWLLAIVRNTWFTEWRKHHHQADSTPYDDSLQVDEQLPGWSDESGDDPEKMAVRQDETDLVHRALAMLPVEFREVIVLRELEDMSYKDVAQVAGIPIGTVMSRLSRARRLLCSAVRIAQGNPEHPAIRLVKTPPAGAEESKRGN from the coding sequence ATGGGGAAGTCCCCGCCGAATCGCTTCGATCAGGTGATGCTGCCGCATCTAGACGCGGCGTATAACCTCGCCCGCTGGTTGAGCGGCAGCGCGACCGAAGCTGACGACGTCGTGCAGGAAGCTTTCCTGCGGGCTTTCCGTTTCTTCGATGGCTATACCGGTGACAACCCGCGCGCATGGCTGCTCGCGATCGTGCGTAATACGTGGTTCACGGAGTGGCGCAAGCATCATCATCAGGCGGACTCCACGCCCTACGACGACTCGCTGCAAGTCGATGAACAGCTTCCCGGCTGGTCCGACGAAAGCGGCGACGACCCCGAGAAGATGGCGGTGCGACAGGACGAGACGGATCTCGTGCATCGCGCGCTTGCCATGTTGCCGGTGGAATTTCGTGAGGTGATCGTGCTGCGTGAACTGGAGGACATGAGTTACAAGGACGTGGCGCAGGTTGCGGGCATTCCTATTGGCACGGTCATGTCGCGGCTCTCGCGCGCGCGGCGACTGTTGTGCAGTGCAGTGCGCATAGCGCAAGGCAATCCGGAACACCCTGCCATTCGTCTGGTGAAAACACCGCCTGCCGGCGCCGAGGAGTCCAAGCGTGGAAACTGA
- the xylA gene encoding xylose isomerase, producing the protein MSYFEHLPAVRYEGPESDNLFAFRHYDRDKLVLGKRMEDHLRLAVCYWHSFVWPGVDMFGQGTFHRPWQQPGDAIERAHLKADAAFEFFEKLGAPYYTFHDTDVAPEGDSIKHYVNNFKGVTDYLAAKQEETGIKLLWGTANLFSHPRYAAGAATSPNPEVFAFAATQVFQALEATHRLGGENYVLWGGREGYDTLLNTDLKRERDQLGRFLNIVVEHKHKTGFKGALLIEPKPQEPTKHQYDYDVATVHGFLTQFGLQNEIRVNIEANHATLAGHSFHHEIATAYALGIFGSVDANRGDPQNGWDTDQFPNSVEELTLALYEILKHGGFSTGGMNFDAKVRRQSVAPEDLFYGHIGAIDVIAIALERAAILIENDKLEEFKKHRYEGWDTEFGRKILSGGYSLESLAIDALGRRVNPQHVSGQQEYLENIVNRAIYG; encoded by the coding sequence ATGTCGTATTTCGAACACCTGCCGGCCGTGCGCTATGAAGGCCCTGAGTCCGACAACCTGTTTGCCTTCCGTCACTACGACCGCGACAAGCTGGTGCTCGGCAAACGCATGGAAGATCACTTGCGGCTCGCCGTCTGCTACTGGCATTCCTTTGTGTGGCCGGGCGTGGACATGTTCGGGCAGGGCACGTTTCACCGGCCGTGGCAGCAACCCGGCGACGCCATAGAACGTGCGCATCTGAAGGCCGACGCCGCCTTCGAGTTTTTCGAAAAACTCGGCGCGCCGTACTACACCTTCCACGATACCGACGTCGCCCCCGAAGGCGACAGCATCAAGCACTACGTCAACAACTTCAAAGGCGTGACCGACTATCTTGCGGCCAAGCAGGAAGAGACGGGTATCAAGCTGCTGTGGGGCACGGCAAACCTCTTTTCGCATCCGCGTTATGCTGCGGGCGCCGCAACCAGTCCGAATCCCGAAGTGTTTGCTTTTGCGGCCACGCAGGTTTTCCAGGCGCTGGAAGCGACGCATCGTCTGGGTGGCGAGAACTATGTGCTGTGGGGCGGGCGCGAAGGTTATGACACGCTGCTGAACACCGACCTCAAGCGCGAACGCGACCAGCTCGGTCGCTTTCTCAACATAGTCGTGGAGCACAAGCACAAGACCGGCTTCAAGGGCGCTCTGCTGATCGAACCGAAGCCGCAGGAGCCGACCAAACATCAATACGATTACGATGTCGCCACCGTCCACGGGTTTCTCACGCAGTTCGGTTTGCAAAATGAAATCCGCGTGAACATAGAAGCAAATCACGCAACGCTCGCGGGTCATTCATTTCACCATGAGATCGCGACGGCTTATGCGCTCGGCATCTTCGGCAGTGTCGATGCAAACCGCGGCGACCCGCAAAACGGCTGGGACACCGATCAGTTTCCGAATAGCGTTGAAGAGTTGACGCTTGCGCTCTATGAGATCCTGAAGCACGGCGGCTTTAGCACAGGCGGCATGAATTTCGATGCAAAAGTGCGGCGCCAGAGCGTTGCCCCCGAGGACTTGTTCTACGGCCATATTGGCGCTATCGATGTCATTGCGATTGCCCTGGAACGAGCGGCCATACTGATTGAAAACGACAAGCTGGAGGAATTCAAGAAGCACCGTTATGAAGGCTGGGATACGGAATTCGGCCGCAAGATTCTCTCGGGCGGTTACTCTCTTGAATCGCTTGCCATTGACGCACTCGGACGCCGCGTTAACCCTCAGCATGTGAGCGGGCAACAGGAGTATCTGGAGAACATCGTCAACCGGGCGATTTACGGCTGA
- a CDS encoding pyrrolo-quinoline quinone: MRVSRAVVSICHGRTAVKSLHSKFAVYAVCQRRLFESCAGLLIAVCLGSCGGGSGGSPSTSASAGGASGASGASGTAASPGTSSAPSATTPAVTPATPATPSTPASSGTNSGSTTTTPTPVPSFATDVLMHHNDLARTGQMLAETTLTLANVNSATFGKLRFLPADGKVDGQPLFVTSLTIGAATHNVVYVVTEHDSVYAYDADNGAALWQKSLAGAGETPSLDTGCQDLTPEIGITATPVIDRSRGANGALYAVAMSTDASGNVHHRLHAIDLATGAELFGGPTEISATYPGNGAEGVNGVLTFNPALHTVRAALTLVNGNIYMGWTAHCMSGNYNGWLMTYSAATLKQTGALPVTPNGSQGSIWMAGSGIASDGTSIYFIDGNGTFGTNLNAQGFPADGDLGDAFIKLSATATPAVTDYFAMSDVVAQAAADNDFGSGGAMLLPDQTTANGTVKHLAVGAGKDNNIYVVDRDNMGKFSPTSNNIWQTLTGVLAGGIWGSPAYYNNVVYYGGQTDALKALPVTNALLATAASSRSPTQFPYPGATPAISANGASNGIVWAAENGTVAALHAYDATNLAHELYNSNQAGARDQFGAGNKFITPMIAAGKVYVGATNGVAVFGLLK; this comes from the coding sequence ATGCGGGTATCACGTGCTGTGGTGTCCATCTGCCACGGGAGAACCGCCGTGAAATCTCTGCACTCCAAATTCGCTGTTTACGCAGTCTGTCAGCGTCGTCTGTTCGAGAGTTGTGCAGGATTGCTGATCGCGGTATGCCTCGGTTCATGTGGCGGCGGTTCAGGCGGCAGTCCTTCCACGTCTGCCAGTGCGGGGGGTGCCAGCGGCGCCAGCGGTGCCAGCGGAACCGCCGCAAGTCCAGGCACGAGCTCGGCGCCATCCGCGACCACACCCGCCGTGACACCCGCCACCCCCGCCACGCCCAGCACGCCCGCGTCCAGCGGCACGAACTCCGGTTCGACGACCACCACGCCAACGCCCGTCCCCTCCTTTGCAACCGACGTGCTGATGCATCACAACGACCTCGCGCGAACCGGTCAGATGCTGGCGGAAACAACGCTCACGCTCGCTAATGTCAATTCGGCAACGTTCGGCAAACTGCGCTTCCTTCCCGCTGACGGCAAGGTCGATGGCCAGCCGCTCTTCGTCACCAGCCTGACGATAGGCGCAGCGACGCATAACGTCGTCTACGTGGTCACTGAGCACGACAGCGTCTATGCCTATGACGCCGACAACGGTGCCGCACTGTGGCAAAAATCGCTGGCCGGCGCTGGAGAAACGCCGAGCCTCGATACCGGTTGCCAGGACCTCACGCCCGAAATCGGGATTACGGCCACGCCGGTCATCGACCGGTCGCGCGGTGCGAACGGCGCGCTCTATGCCGTTGCCATGAGCACGGACGCGAGCGGCAACGTTCATCACCGCCTGCATGCGATCGACCTTGCGACCGGTGCGGAGTTGTTCGGAGGCCCAACTGAAATTTCTGCAACCTATCCAGGCAACGGCGCAGAAGGCGTCAACGGAGTTCTGACTTTCAATCCGGCCCTGCACACGGTGCGTGCGGCGCTGACGCTCGTCAACGGCAACATCTACATGGGGTGGACAGCGCACTGCATGTCAGGCAACTACAATGGCTGGCTGATGACCTACAGCGCGGCTACGCTCAAGCAAACCGGCGCGCTTCCCGTGACGCCCAACGGCAGCCAGGGATCGATCTGGATGGCGGGTTCGGGCATAGCGTCGGACGGGACATCGATTTATTTCATCGATGGCAACGGCACCTTCGGCACGAATCTGAACGCGCAGGGTTTCCCGGCAGACGGTGATCTCGGCGATGCGTTCATCAAGCTGTCCGCAACCGCCACGCCGGCCGTCACCGATTACTTCGCCATGTCCGACGTCGTGGCACAAGCTGCCGCAGACAATGATTTCGGCTCGGGCGGCGCTATGCTGCTGCCCGATCAAACCACTGCGAACGGGACGGTCAAGCATCTGGCTGTAGGCGCGGGCAAGGACAACAACATCTACGTGGTCGATCGAGACAACATGGGCAAGTTCAGCCCGACGTCGAACAACATCTGGCAAACGCTGACCGGGGTCCTGGCCGGTGGTATCTGGGGGTCGCCTGCGTACTACAACAACGTGGTCTATTACGGCGGACAGACCGATGCGCTCAAGGCGCTGCCTGTCACTAACGCACTGCTCGCCACCGCGGCGTCCTCGCGGAGCCCGACGCAGTTTCCTTATCCCGGCGCAACGCCCGCCATCTCGGCGAACGGCGCCAGCAACGGTATTGTGTGGGCGGCGGAAAATGGCACGGTCGCAGCGCTGCACGCCTACGACGCCACCAACCTCGCGCATGAGTTATACAACAGCAATCAGGCCGGCGCGCGCGATCAGTTCGGCGCTGGCAACAAGTTCATCACGCCGATGATCGCAGCCGGGAAGGTCTATGTCGGCGCGACGAATGGGGTCGCCGTGTTCGGGTTGCTGAAATGA
- a CDS encoding aldose epimerase family protein yields MNLAAMPTIARTGSVRVSAERWGALPGGDVARLFTLRNAHGMRVAISDLGATLVSWNAPDRAGRVADVLLGHDTPAEYFAGHAYLGGVIGRWANRIENARFALGGVAYSLDRNEGGNLLHGGAAGFHRALWDAQEVDGGIELTHESPEGEAGFPGAVSTKLRYTLDDDGTLTLAYEAVSDAPTPVNLTNHACFNLSGDDTADIRGHVISIDADTFFEVDAALIPEGRAEVAGHAFDFRASAPLGARLDWPHDQLSRAGGFDHCYVVGERGDSHRPVVRLYDPGSGRELTMGTNAPGVQFYTGNHLDGIVGRHGRRYGKHAGLCLQAGAFPNQVNMPDAGSVIVSPGETYRQVTWYRVGVRHGA; encoded by the coding sequence ATGAACCTCGCTGCCATGCCTACCATCGCCCGAACAGGCTCTGTCCGCGTAAGCGCCGAACGCTGGGGTGCGCTGCCCGGCGGCGATGTCGCCCGGCTGTTCACGCTGCGCAATGCGCACGGCATGCGCGTGGCGATCAGTGACCTGGGCGCGACGCTGGTTTCATGGAACGCGCCCGACCGCGCAGGCCGCGTGGCGGACGTGCTGCTGGGCCACGACACCCCCGCCGAATACTTCGCCGGCCATGCGTATCTTGGCGGCGTGATCGGACGCTGGGCGAACCGCATCGAGAACGCGCGCTTCGCGCTTGGCGGCGTGGCCTATTCGCTCGATCGCAACGAAGGCGGCAACCTGCTGCATGGTGGCGCGGCGGGGTTTCACCGGGCGTTATGGGACGCGCAGGAAGTCGATGGCGGTATCGAACTCACACATGAATCGCCGGAAGGTGAAGCGGGATTCCCCGGAGCGGTATCGACCAAGTTGCGCTATACGCTGGACGACGACGGCACGCTCACGCTCGCATACGAAGCGGTGTCCGACGCGCCGACGCCCGTCAACCTCACGAACCACGCGTGCTTCAATCTCTCGGGCGACGACACAGCCGATATCCGCGGCCATGTCATCTCCATAGACGCCGATACCTTTTTTGAAGTCGATGCCGCCCTGATCCCTGAGGGCCGCGCCGAAGTCGCGGGCCACGCGTTTGATTTTCGCGCGAGCGCCCCGCTGGGTGCACGGCTCGACTGGCCGCACGATCAGTTGTCGCGCGCAGGTGGTTTTGATCATTGTTATGTAGTGGGCGAACGCGGTGATTCACACAGGCCCGTGGTGCGCCTTTACGACCCGGGCAGCGGCCGCGAACTGACCATGGGCACGAATGCACCCGGCGTGCAGTTCTATACGGGCAATCATCTCGATGGCATCGTCGGACGGCATGGCCGGCGCTACGGCAAACACGCCGGCCTGTGCCTGCAGGCGGGCGCGTTTCCGAACCAGGTCAACATGCCGGATGCCGGCAGTGTGATCGTGAGCCCTGGCGAAACGTACAGGCAGGTCACCTGGTATCGCGTGGGCGTGCGGCATGGCGCGTGA
- a CDS encoding anti-sigma factor family protein: protein METENNVSLAEKLRDGSLYERAPSSLHAQVRARLNEQHEKKRWFSLNWPMRSAGLLFAGGGITGICACALVFFSMMFFQRPGGTNGIEQEIVASHVRALMSARTMDVLSSDQHTVKPWFNGRIDYAPPVVDPQAQGFPLVGGRLDYVDHRPVAVMIYHYLKHPIDLYVFPDTAGHAAVPAAMTTETSEGYSLIKWRQNGMVFWAITDASPVYLKRFADAVVAGLQ from the coding sequence GTGGAAACTGAAAACAACGTGTCACTCGCCGAGAAGCTGCGCGATGGATCGCTGTACGAACGTGCGCCTTCGTCGCTGCACGCTCAGGTGCGCGCGCGGCTCAACGAACAACACGAAAAGAAGCGGTGGTTCTCGTTGAACTGGCCGATGCGCTCCGCGGGCTTGCTGTTTGCCGGCGGGGGTATCACCGGGATCTGCGCATGCGCGCTGGTGTTCTTCTCGATGATGTTCTTTCAACGTCCCGGTGGAACGAACGGGATCGAACAGGAGATCGTTGCGAGTCACGTGCGGGCGCTGATGTCAGCGCGGACCATGGATGTGCTTTCAAGCGACCAGCATACGGTGAAGCCGTGGTTCAACGGGCGCATTGATTACGCACCTCCTGTGGTCGACCCACAAGCGCAAGGATTTCCATTGGTTGGTGGAAGACTTGACTATGTGGACCATCGGCCGGTGGCTGTCATGATTTATCACTACCTCAAACACCCTATCGATCTCTATGTTTTCCCTGATACCGCAGGTCATGCAGCGGTGCCTGCAGCCATGACCACCGAGACGAGTGAAGGGTATTCACTGATCAAGTGGCGGCAGAACGGGATGGTGTTCTGGGCAATCACAGACGCTTCGCCTGTTTATTTGAAGCGCTTTGCCGACGCCGTGGTTGCCGGTTTGCAATGA
- a CDS encoding cupredoxin domain-containing protein, with protein MNLLSTLRVVRIATLLIATSGATGPAFADVGPTAAVVIDNFSFSPAQLSVAAGATVTWENRDDIPHTIVNDAKPRTFKSPPLDSGEKFSQVFVKPGTYKYFCSLHPHMTGMIVVK; from the coding sequence ATGAACCTTCTTTCTACTCTACGGGTGGTACGGATTGCAACGCTGCTTATCGCAACCAGCGGTGCAACGGGTCCTGCATTTGCCGATGTAGGACCCACGGCCGCGGTCGTCATCGATAATTTTTCGTTCAGTCCCGCGCAGTTGTCGGTGGCGGCCGGAGCGACCGTGACGTGGGAAAACCGTGACGATATCCCTCATACCATCGTCAACGATGCCAAGCCGCGCACGTTCAAGTCACCGCCGCTCGACTCCGGCGAGAAATTCTCTCAGGTGTTCGTCAAGCCCGGTACGTATAAGTACTTCTGTTCCTTGCACCCGCATATGACGGGGATGATCGTCGTGAAATAG